One segment of Xanthomonas oryzae pv. oryzae DNA contains the following:
- the queC gene encoding 7-cyano-7-deazaguanine synthase QueC, producing MKKAVVLLSGGMDSAAVIALAQEQGFAVYALSVRYGQRHTSELDAAARVAAAQGVVAHKVVDVDLRSIGGSALTDDIDVPDAGGDGIPVTYVPARNTIMLSLALGWAEVVGANDLFCGVNAVDYSGYPDCRPEFVRAFEVLANLATKAGVEGAGLRVHAPLQFLSKADIVREGVRLGVDFGLTVSCYRADADGRACGHCDACRLRAAGFADAGVPDPTHYAILS from the coding sequence ATGAAAAAAGCCGTTGTTCTGTTGTCCGGTGGCATGGATTCCGCCGCTGTCATCGCACTCGCGCAGGAGCAGGGCTTTGCCGTCTACGCGCTGAGCGTGCGATATGGCCAGCGCCATACCTCGGAACTGGACGCCGCCGCACGCGTTGCCGCCGCACAGGGCGTCGTTGCGCACAAAGTGGTCGATGTAGACCTGCGCAGCATCGGCGGCTCCGCCCTGACCGACGACATCGACGTCCCCGACGCCGGTGGTGACGGCATTCCGGTCACGTACGTGCCCGCGCGCAACACCATCATGCTGTCGCTGGCGCTTGGTTGGGCCGAAGTCGTCGGCGCAAATGACCTGTTCTGCGGCGTCAATGCGGTGGACTACTCGGGCTACCCGGATTGCCGCCCCGAGTTCGTGCGCGCCTTCGAAGTGCTGGCCAATCTGGCCACCAAGGCAGGCGTGGAAGGCGCGGGGCTGCGCGTGCATGCACCGCTACAGTTCCTCAGCAAGGCCGACATCGTCCGTGAAGGCGTGCGCCTGGGCGTGGACTTCGGCCTCACCGTCTCCTGCTACCGTGCCGACGCTGACGGGCGCGCCTGCGGCCACTGCGATGCATGCCGCTTGCGCGCTGCCGGTTTCGCCGACGCCGGCGTCCCAGACCCCACCCACTACGCCATTTTATCTTGA
- a CDS encoding response regulator, with amino-acid sequence MPQNKERPVVFVVEDGDGTRQLSCLVLESYGFTCRSAGSVEEALALIESDPRVDVLFSDIHFPGGLTGVDLALKTAHAPYNLPVLLTSGLAVEYVEEILPDGVAFLEKPYTPEQLLSAIRSVMAKRRGLATPVA; translated from the coding sequence ATGCCACAGAACAAGGAACGGCCGGTTGTATTCGTTGTCGAAGACGGCGATGGCACCCGACAACTCAGCTGCCTTGTGCTGGAGAGCTACGGTTTTACCTGCCGCAGTGCCGGCTCGGTCGAAGAAGCGTTGGCACTGATCGAAAGCGATCCACGCGTCGACGTGTTGTTTTCCGATATCCATTTCCCGGGCGGTCTGACCGGTGTGGATCTGGCGCTCAAGACGGCGCACGCACCGTATAACCTGCCCGTCCTGCTGACCTCCGGCCTGGCGGTCGAATACGTGGAAGAAATTTTGCCCGACGGCGTGGCCTTCCTGGAAAAGCCCTACACCCCCGAGCAACTGCTGAGCGCGATCCGCAGCGTGATGGCCAAGCGCCGGGGGCTAGCCACTCCGGTCGCGTAA